The Calothrix sp. PCC 7507 DNA segment CTTCTTGATAAGTTTCACCATCAGCAGCACATCCAGGTAATTCTGGAACCTCGGCGATAAATGCTTGGTCTTCTTCACTCCAGTAGAGAATTATTTCATAATGAAGCGTCATCTTGACCTCCTAGCTGGTACTTGAGAATTACTGCACGAACTTGTTTAACTTGATAGGCTTTGGCTTGAGAACCTTTAGGTTGAAGATTAAGAATTTCTTCTATTCCCTCTTGCGTAAAAATATGGTGACTTCCGCGAATACGTTCATCAAACCCTAGACTGCATAACAGTTGACATAGTTGGGTAAATGGAATGTTTGCATCAGATGTACCCAATAGAATTTTAGCCAGAAGCTTGTCTTTTTGACTCAAGATTTTGGATGTGGTAATTTCAAATATTGCATTTTCAGAAAATTTTGCAGGAACTACAGTGCTAGTAGCTCACTGCAAAGCTCATAAAAGTAGCAATTTAAAGATATTAGACTAAAGACTTTATGAATCCGGATACTGGCTCAACTACAGGCTTAGGCAAAGGCATTAGTTCAACATCATGATCATTGATATCGACACCATGTGCAAGGTTGTATTCCCTATGAATAGCCTCAATATCTTGTTGTATCATCTTATCGGCAGCAATCATGTATTCTATTAGTTTGCCTGTCTGAACTGGTGGCTGTTCACCTCTGAGCATCGTTCCACTGGGAGCAACCAAAAAATTCTTCCAAATATCTGAGGTCATTCGCCAGTCAATCTTATTAACTCGTTCCACGGCTTCAGAAAGGCTTAAACGATTGTTGCGTGTTGCAGCGATTAAACCTCTGAACAGAGCAAGTTGTCCAATTGGCTTGAAGAGTAGTGAGTATGGCTGCTCATCCTTACGCATTTGTGGTATATGGCTGCTATCAATGAGTGCTTCCTTATAAGGTTGTAACCCCTCCAATACCGTGTTATAGAACTGTTCAACCAATTCATAGTATTGCTCAAGTTCTTCTTCTGTTGGGCGGGAAGTGGGGTCAAGCGTTACACCTTTATCCTTGAGAATTAACTTTACAGTCTCATAGACAACACTGATAGTTGTAAGCTTCGCACTTCGAGCAGCAATGGTGTTGTTCTTCCACTCAACTATCAATTCGTCACTACCCTTGCTGCTCTTTGTTTTCACCCCAAGTGGAGCTCCTTCACTTAATAACCGACGCGCGACTATAGCACTACGGTCATCTTCACTAGTGATGATATTATCACCCCGACTTGTTGGTTTGGCATAGCGGTTGACCTTATTGAAGATACGTCTAGTTTTTTCATTACTTTCATGATGGATAAAAATTACGCAAATATCATCGTTAGGTACTTCCTCGCGACACTCTCCAGTGACCTCATTCATAATCACCTGCCTAAGAGCGAGAAGTCGGTGTTGACCATCTAACACTATGAGAGAGCCACTTTGAATAGTAACGACTCCAATATCGTCTGCTACTGATTGGTAAGCTCGTGGAGCCTTATTAGATACCCAGTCTCTTATTGTATCAAAGTAAATTTCTCCCTTATAAACTAAGACAATCATTGAACCAAAAAAGCGATCTTTGGATTGAGCAATGTATGGAGCAATCTCTTCCTTAATACGTTTTGGATCTGCTTCACGTTGCAGTCGTTCTTCAATACTCATAGTTGTCCATTCATCAAGTTCGTTCGCTGGACGTACCCCTTGTACTAAGTCACGAGCCTTCATTGTTGCCTGGTAAAAATCAGTATTGCCCATCCGTCCTTTGACACAGGGGATGACTAAAGCCATTGATTTGCTCCTAAGGATGTTGAGTGTGTATGAAAGTGTTTGACTTGTTTTTGCAAACAAGCATAGTATAAATTGCTTTATACTTTATGTTTGCACAAACAAAACAGCAATGTCAATATAAACACCTGATGTTTTTGTAAACATCAGGTGTGAAAAGCCACAAAAACGAAAAAGGCACGGTATTACCGTGCCGAAAACCTTATTGGCTATGTATCAACCTACTCAATCCCTTCAATTCGGTCTTCAACTTCTTGGTACAACTCGCGGAGGCGATCTAAATTCTCCTCGCTAGTCTCCCAATAACCGCGTCCATTCACTTCCAACAAAGTTGATACAATCTTGCGGAAAGAATGGGGGTTGAGGTTCAGCAACCGTTTCTGCATTTCTTCATCTTTGATGAAGGTTTCGTTGGTATCTTCGTAAATCCAGTTATCCACAGCGCCGGCTGTCGCACTCCAACCTGTTGTATTTACCAACCGTTTGGAGAGTTCGCGCACACCTTCGTAACCGTGAGATAGCATTCCCTCGTACCATTTGGGATTTAATAACTTAGTACGCGCATCCAAACGCACGGTTTCTGATAATGTCCGCACCTGTGCATTAGCTGTGGTAGTATCTGCAATGTAAGATGATGGTTTCTTACCATCAGCACGCAGACTTGCAACTAACTTGGTGGGATCTGAATCGAAGTAGTGGGAAACGTCGGTTAAGCTAATCTCGGAAGAATCCAGATTTTGGAAGGTTGCATCTGCAGTTTTCAAGGTAGTTTCAAAAATCTGCCGAGACTCATCCATCACACCAGGGTTATCGGAATTGAAGGCGAAGGATTTGCGATTCAGGTACATTTCCTGTAACTCGGCTTCACTATCCCAAGTGCTGTTTTCTACCGCCAAGTTAATATTTGACGAGTAGGAACCGGAAGCGTTGGAGAAAACACGAGTTGCTGCTTGACGCAGATTTATTCCCATGTCTTCGGCTTGTTGCAAGGCATGTTTGCGAACAAAGTTTAATTCCAAGGGTTCATCAGCTTCTGCCGCCATCTTCACGCCTTGATCTAGGAGGTTCATTTGGTTGATGAACAAGTCGCGGAATACTCCAGAACAGTTGATTACTACGTCAATTCTAGGGCGTCCCAACTCTTCTAAAGATATCAATTCCAACTTGTTCACCCTTCCCAAGGCGTCAGCAACTGGACGTACCCCGACCATCCACATAATTTGGGCTAGGGATTCACCGTAAGTTTTGATGTTATCGGTTCCCCAGAGGACGCAGGCGATGGTTTCTGGCCATTTTCCATCGTTTTCGGCTTTGTTTCGTGCCAACAGCCTATCTACAACGATTTTAGCTGATTGTACTGCGGCAGTTGTGGGGATGGATTGGGGATCGAGGGCGTGGATATTTTTGCCTGTGGGTAATACATCCGGGTTGCGGATGGGATCGCCACCAGGGCCAGGTAGAATATATTCGCCTTCTAAGCCTTGGAGTAGTCCACCTAGTTCGTTATCTGCACAAACTTGCTTTAAGCAGAATTCCAAATATTCAAACAGGGGTTTTAACGCAGAGGTGTCAACTTTGGTATAGCCTGCTTGATGCAATGCTTCTACCCAAGGTTCTTTTTTGCCCATGTTGAAGAAATTCAACTTGGAAACGAGGGAAACTCTACCTTCAGCGTCGATTTGTTCTTGCACTAAAGCAGTTACAGCTGCACGGGTTGCTAAGGTGATGTCTTGTAATAATTGGACATCTGCCAAAATCCCTGCATCGTTATTTTTGTAGATATCGTCAATTTTGCGTCCCAGACTATTGGCGATAATTCCGGGTAAGCCTTGAATTTCTTCTTCTTGACGATCTAAACTGGCGATGTTGACTAAAGTAGCGATCGCCTCTTCTGCAGTTGGTGGTTTACCAATCACATGCAATCCACAAGGCAACAACCGCGATTCAATTTCCATCAACCTGCGGTAAACGCTGCCTACGATATTATCCCGCTCATCGGCAGACATATCTCTAGCATCGGTTTCTGGCAAGTCGATATCCTTATCCAGATTGACGATCCGGCATTTATCCATGATGCTGTTGACAATGGAAATACCGCGTCCGCTATCTTTCAAGGTTTGGTAAGAAGCGATTAATTCGCTGAGTTCTTTTAAACCTTTGTATAAACCTGCATTCTCAGCGGGAGGTGTGAGGTAAGAAATTGTCTCAGCATAACTGCGGCGCTTGGCAATTGTCGCTTCACTGGGGTTATTCGCTGCGTAGTAATACAGGTTAGGAATTGTGCCAATTAGTTGGTCTGGATAACAATCACCAGACATCCCCATCTGTTTACCGGGCATGAATTCCAGAGAACCGTGAGTACCAAAGTGTAACACAGCGTCGGCTTGCCAAACCCGTTCTAAGTATGTGTAGTAGGCAGCAAATCCATGATGAGGGCTAGCAGAACGGGAGAATAACAGCCGCATGGGATCGCCTTCATAACCAAAGGTGGGTTGGACACCAATGAAGACATTACCAAATTGCTTACCATAAATTAGCAAGTTTTGCCCATCGCTGTTGAGATGTCCTGGAGGTGGTCCCCAGTTTTCTTCTAAGCGTTGAGAGTAAGGGGTAAGTTCCTCATACTCTGGTACCGACATTTTATAGGCAATGTTTAACTCAGGGCTAGCGTACTGTGCTTGGGCATCGTGGATCACTTCTTGCATCAACGCTGCGGCTGATTCTGGTAATTCCGGTAAGTCGTAACCGTTGTTTTTTAGCCCCTTCATCACTTCGTAGATGGAACCAAATACATCCAGGTATGCAGCAGTACCAACGTTACCTTTATCTGGTGGGAAGCTGAAAACGGTGATGGCAACTTTTTTATCAAGTTTAGGCTTACGGCGGAGGTTAGCCCATTTTAAAGCACGTTGGGCGACGACTTCCACACGATCGCGTAGGGCGATCGCCTTCCCAGTTGTCCCATCTCTACCAGATAATATAATCGGCTCAATAGCTCCATCTAATTCCGGTATGGCAATTTGCAGCGCTACTTGAATTGGATGTAACCCCAAATCGCTATCCATCCACTCTTCTGTGGTTTGGAAGACTAAGGGTAACGCCACCATGTAAGGACGATTTAAGCGTTTGAGTGCATCAATCGCTTTGGGATGATCTTGTCTAGCTGGCCCACCCACCAACGCAAACCCAGTCAAGGAAATTACTGCATCGACTAATGGCTTGTTGGTAGTTGGTTCGTAGAAGTAAGCATCGACTGGCTTAGAAAAATCCAACCCACCAGCAAACACCGACAGTACCCGTGCGCCTAGTGATTCTAATTCCTGCACTATGGCTACATAATGAGCATCATCACCTGTGACTAAGTGGGTACGTTGTAATACCAACCCAACACAAGGGGCTAAGGGATCTTTAAGATCCTTAGAGATATCCTTACGGCTGTTGTACCAATTGAGGTACTCTCTCACATCCTCAAACATGCTGGGCGCTAGTGGATGCCAAATCCCTAGATCGGGATAAACCACAGGCGCTTGATAGTCAACAGCTGCAAAATTGTTATTCTCTACACCTTTTAATACATATTTATCAGCTAGCATGAGCAAGAAGTTTTCCAGATTTTCTGGTGAACCCCCTAGCCAATACTGAAAACTGAGCATGAAATTTCTGGCATCCTGTGCTTTTTCCATCGGCAGAAACTTTAGCACTTGCGGTAGTGTTCGCAATAGCTTTAGCATCCCATCTTGGAATCCTGCACCAGATTTTTCTTTGCGTTTCCGCATGAATTGAGCGATCGCACTCTTAGATTGACCTAGCTGTGCTAGAGAAAAGCTGCCCATTTTGTTGAGGCGCATTACTTCTGGCATAGAAGGGAAAACAACAGAAACATCCAGGCGATCGCGGTATGGTTCCACTGCTGCTACTACTTTCTGCGCTAAGTCTTCGATGAAAATCAAAGATGCAATGAAGATATTAGCACTCTGAATCTCTCTTTTGAACTCTTCGTAATTCTCTGGGTCTCGAAGTTCTTCAATCAAGTACCCGCTGATTTCAATCGCCAGGTTTGGGTGGTTCGCATTAATTGTGCGAACCGCTTGCGACAAAGCACTCTGGTACTGGGACTCAAGCACGACATAGACCACCTTGATTAAATTACGTCCGCGTAAGTTATCAGGCGCAATATGTCTAATGGTGGACTTGACGTGGGTGAACATGCTTCCTAGGCTCCTTTGATGCGCGTTCTCTAATGAAAGTTCTTAACGGCATAAGCCGTTTTTGGTGACTTATTGTGTTCGGCAATAAGAGTTTTTTATCAGAAAACGCTTACACAATGAGCATTTTGTCGCCTATCTGACACAAATCGATATAAAAAACGAAATATTTCTTTGTACTTGTTGACTTTATCTCAAAGTATTTACTCACATTTATGTAAATTTTTTGTTACATTTATTTTGCTTTATAGCTAAATAACTTTTTAGCGATTTTATGGCGGTTCTCGTTCGGATGCAATACAATCACAGGGCGGGAAAACCCTGCCCCTAAATACTTTGCGATTTAAAACTGTACCTCACTTATCTGAAAACCCCCATACTACAATTGCAAAACAAAACCTGCCTATGCTGACTAAATATTTTTTAGTATGCATAGACA contains these protein-coding regions:
- a CDS encoding type II toxin-antitoxin system HicB family antitoxin, with the protein product MTLHYEIILYWSEEDQAFIAEVPELPGCAADGETYQEALQNVEIIMQEWIDTAQELKRQIPEPRQRLISA
- a CDS encoding type II toxin-antitoxin system HicA family toxin gives rise to the protein MSQKDKLLAKILLGTSDANIPFTQLCQLLCSLGFDERIRGSHHIFTQEGIEEILNLQPKGSQAKAYQVKQVRAVILKYQLGGQDDASL
- a CDS encoding DNA sulfur modification protein DndB, with the translated sequence MALVIPCVKGRMGNTDFYQATMKARDLVQGVRPANELDEWTTMSIEERLQREADPKRIKEEIAPYIAQSKDRFFGSMIVLVYKGEIYFDTIRDWVSNKAPRAYQSVADDIGVVTIQSGSLIVLDGQHRLLALRQVIMNEVTGECREEVPNDDICVIFIHHESNEKTRRIFNKVNRYAKPTSRGDNIITSEDDRSAIVARRLLSEGAPLGVKTKSSKGSDELIVEWKNNTIAARSAKLTTISVVYETVKLILKDKGVTLDPTSRPTEEELEQYYELVEQFYNTVLEGLQPYKEALIDSSHIPQMRKDEQPYSLLFKPIGQLALFRGLIAATRNNRLSLSEAVERVNKIDWRMTSDIWKNFLVAPSGTMLRGEQPPVQTGKLIEYMIAADKMIQQDIEAIHREYNLAHGVDINDHDVELMPLPKPVVEPVSGFIKSLV
- a CDS encoding magnesium chelatase subunit H; this encodes MFTHVKSTIRHIAPDNLRGRNLIKVVYVVLESQYQSALSQAVRTINANHPNLAIEISGYLIEELRDPENYEEFKREIQSANIFIASLIFIEDLAQKVVAAVEPYRDRLDVSVVFPSMPEVMRLNKMGSFSLAQLGQSKSAIAQFMRKRKEKSGAGFQDGMLKLLRTLPQVLKFLPMEKAQDARNFMLSFQYWLGGSPENLENFLLMLADKYVLKGVENNNFAAVDYQAPVVYPDLGIWHPLAPSMFEDVREYLNWYNSRKDISKDLKDPLAPCVGLVLQRTHLVTGDDAHYVAIVQELESLGARVLSVFAGGLDFSKPVDAYFYEPTTNKPLVDAVISLTGFALVGGPARQDHPKAIDALKRLNRPYMVALPLVFQTTEEWMDSDLGLHPIQVALQIAIPELDGAIEPIILSGRDGTTGKAIALRDRVEVVAQRALKWANLRRKPKLDKKVAITVFSFPPDKGNVGTAAYLDVFGSIYEVMKGLKNNGYDLPELPESAAALMQEVIHDAQAQYASPELNIAYKMSVPEYEELTPYSQRLEENWGPPPGHLNSDGQNLLIYGKQFGNVFIGVQPTFGYEGDPMRLLFSRSASPHHGFAAYYTYLERVWQADAVLHFGTHGSLEFMPGKQMGMSGDCYPDQLIGTIPNLYYYAANNPSEATIAKRRSYAETISYLTPPAENAGLYKGLKELSELIASYQTLKDSGRGISIVNSIMDKCRIVNLDKDIDLPETDARDMSADERDNIVGSVYRRLMEIESRLLPCGLHVIGKPPTAEEAIATLVNIASLDRQEEEIQGLPGIIANSLGRKIDDIYKNNDAGILADVQLLQDITLATRAAVTALVQEQIDAEGRVSLVSKLNFFNMGKKEPWVEALHQAGYTKVDTSALKPLFEYLEFCLKQVCADNELGGLLQGLEGEYILPGPGGDPIRNPDVLPTGKNIHALDPQSIPTTAAVQSAKIVVDRLLARNKAENDGKWPETIACVLWGTDNIKTYGESLAQIMWMVGVRPVADALGRVNKLELISLEELGRPRIDVVINCSGVFRDLFINQMNLLDQGVKMAAEADEPLELNFVRKHALQQAEDMGINLRQAATRVFSNASGSYSSNINLAVENSTWDSEAELQEMYLNRKSFAFNSDNPGVMDESRQIFETTLKTADATFQNLDSSEISLTDVSHYFDSDPTKLVASLRADGKKPSSYIADTTTANAQVRTLSETVRLDARTKLLNPKWYEGMLSHGYEGVRELSKRLVNTTGWSATAGAVDNWIYEDTNETFIKDEEMQKRLLNLNPHSFRKIVSTLLEVNGRGYWETSEENLDRLRELYQEVEDRIEGIE